GCCGTAATAGGCAAACAGCTCGCCCATGCTGTCGCCCAGCCACACGCGGGTAGCAGCAGCAATCTTGCTGTTGTCGCTGCGCCGCTGCACGGCAAAGCCCATGTCCTGTGCCAGCGCGGCCACGCTGTCGAAGCGTTCCGGGTGACGCGGCACCAGCAGCAGCAGGGTATTGCCCACCTCGGCCTGTTGCCAGGCCTGCAGGATCAGCTGTTCCTCGCCATCGCGCGTACTGGCGCAAATGAATACCGGACGGCTGCCTATACGCTGGCGAAACTGCGCTGCCAGCTCGGCCATGGCGGCTGGCGGGGTGAAATCGTACTTGGTATTGCCACAGACTTGCGGGGAAACAGCGCCCAATTGCTGCAAACGTTCGGCATCTTGCTGGCTTTGCGCAGCAATGGCCGTCAAATCACGCAAGGCCGGGCCAATCAGCCCCTGAATGCGACGATAGCCGCGCAGCGATTTTTCCGACAGCCGCGCATTGGCCAGAAATACCGGTACGCCCTGCTGGCGCGCCGCATGCAGCAGATTGGGCCACAGCTCGGTTTCCATCAGCACACCAAAGCGTGGCTGCCACACGGCCAGAAAATCCCGCACCGCGCCGGGATAGTCGTAAGGCAGATAACGCACTTCGGCATCCGGATACAGCTGGCGTGCGGTATCGCGGCCGGTGGGAGTCATCTGGGTCAGCAGCAAGGGCACATCCGGCCAGCGTTGGCGAATGGCCTGGATCAAGGGCAAGGCGGCACGGGTTTCGCCCACCGATACCGCATGAATCCAGATCGCGCCAGTGGCTTGAGGCTGGAGAGCCTCGCCGAAACGCTCGTCCCAGTGCTGCAGATAGGCCGGGGCCTTGCGCGCGCGTTTTTTCAGATAACGGCGGATCAGCGGCGTGGCCGCCCACCACAGCAAGGAATACAGCCCGCGCCGCCAGTTCATTGCATGTCCTTGCGCGCCAGCAAGGCCTGATACACCGCATCCACTGTCGGACACTGGCCGATATTGCCCAGATTGGTGGCCCAGGGGGTTTCCACCACCCCGGTCTTGCCGGGGTCGGTATCGGTGTAGATGGCCACCAGCGGCACATTCAGGGCATTGGCCAGATGACACAGACCGGTATCCACGCCGATGACGGCGCGGGCATGGCCCAGTAATCCGCAAGCCTCTACCAGATTCATGCGTGGTGCCACCATGGCCTGCGGCATGGCAGCGGCCAGTCGCGCTGCGCGCTGCTGTTCGGCAGCATTGCCCCAGGGAATGATCAGTTGCAGACCATGTTGTGCAGCAAGCTGTTCACCCAGCGCAATCCAGTGTTGTTCCGGCCACTCCTTGGAGGCACGGCTGGTGGCATGCAGCAGCACGGCGTATTCGCCTTGCGGCAACCAGTCCGGTCGGGCTGCCGCAGGTACGCCAAAACATGGGCTGCCCTGCGGTTGGTAACCGAATACCTTGGCCAGCAGCAAGCGGCAGCGTTCCACTGCCGACAGCGACCAGTCCACCCGGTGGGTCTTGTCATACAGCAGGCAGGCCAGCGGTTCGCGAATGCTGTGGCGGTCATAGCCGGTAAGCGGCGCACCGCTGAACTTGGCTGGTACTGCACTTTTCAGCAACCCCTGACAATCCACCACCAGATCCCATTGCGTGGCGCGCAGCTTCTGGCGCACGGCTTTCATTTCAGCCCAACAGGCTGGCGACAGCAGCTTTTTGCGCCAGCGTCGCCATGCCAAAGGAATCACGTCATCCACCGCCGGGTGTAAACGGGGAATGTCGGCGAAATTTTCTTCGGCCAGCCAGCTGATCCTGAGATTGGGGTAGTGCGTCTTGAGCTCGGTGATGGCTGGCCAGGTGTGGATAAGGTCGCCCATCGACGAGGTACGCACAATCAGTACGTTCATCATGGCGCGCATTGTAACCGAGCTGCACTGAAGCCGCTGTGGTTAACCAGGTAAATTCCGTGCGCAACAGATGTGGATAAGCAGCTGTGTATAATTCCGGCCATATTTATCCACAATCTGCCAGCCTGTCCGCCACCGGATTAATCCCAGTGCCATCAACAGGGCAAGTTACTGATCACGCATGTGTTTTTTATGGTTATCAACAGAAAACCACGGCTCTCATTAGTCTCTTCATAATAAAATTCAGTTTAAGATAAACAAGGTAACTGCACAAAAATGGCCATTAACAGGCAGGCGTATTCAAGTCACTGACAGCATGTGGATAAACCAGGTCCAGCCAGAAAGGCTAAAGTTATCCACAAATGCTCAGCATGCAGGAAGCAGGCTGCTCAACATGTTTTGATATCTCTTAAATTATTGAATAAACAAGTAAAAAGACACTTATCCACAGATTTGGACTGCCTTCTACTAGTTTCTTCTATATACATATGGGAATAACAAGAAAAGATGCGAGAACCACTCAGCGTTGTGCTCATCACCAAAAATGCGGCCTTACAGCTGGAAAAAACCTTGGCAAGCATTCAGTGGGCAGAAGAAATCGTGGTGGTGGATTCGGGTAGTACAGACAATACGGTTGCCATAGCTTCTGCCTATAAGGCGAAAGTTATCCACCAGAGCTGGCTAGGATTCGGTCCACAAAAGCAGTTTGCCGTTCAGGCAGCCAGTCATGACTGGGTGCTATGTCTGGACGCAGACGAATGGCCATCGGAAGAATTGGTATTGCAAATCAAGCAGATACTGAACAATCCACAAGCCCGTGCTTACCGGTTTGCCCGCAGTAACCGTTTTATGGGTCGTTTTCTGAAACATGGCGAAGGCTACCCGGACTGGAGCCTGCGGCTGTTTGACCGACGCCATGCACGCTGGTCGGACGATCTGGTTCACGAGTATGTGCAGACCGAAAGCCCTGTGGAAAAGCTAACTGGCGATCTGATGCATGAGTCCGGCGAAGACATCGCGTTATACCTGGACAAGCAGAACCGCTATACCAGCCTGCAGGCGCAGCTACTGTATAAACGCGGGAAAAAGGCGGGATGGAGCAAGCTGGTGTTCAGTCCATTGCTGCGCTTTGCCAAGTTTTACCTGTTCCGCCGTGGTTTTCTGGATGGTTTGCCCGGGCTTGTCCACATCAGCATCGGTTGCTTCAACAGCTATATCAAATACGCCAAGCTCAACGAGCTGCACAGGCTGGAAAAGAAATCATGAACATACTGGTAACCGGCGCTGCCGGTTTCATTGGCCGGGCGGTATGTGAACGTCTGCTGCAGGCTGGTGATTGCAATGTGATTGGTGTGGATAATCTCAACAGCTATTACCCGGTGAGCCTGAAACAGGCCCGTCTTGCCACGCTGGAGGGCCGTGACGGCTTTCGTTTCGTGCAACTGGACCTGGCAGACTGGGATGCGCTGAACGCGCTGTGTGGGGCGGAAAGCTTCGATTACGTGATCCATCTGGCAGCACAGGCCGGCGTGCGCTATTCCATCGACAATCCGCATGTCTACGCCCAGAGCAATCTCTTGGGCATGACCAATGTGCTGGAAGCCTGCCGCCGCCATGCGGTCAAGCACCTGGTGTATGCCAGTTCCAGCAGCGTGTACGGCCAGAATGCCAAGGTGCCGTTTGCCGAAGACGACAGGGTGGATGCGCCGGTCAGCTTCTATGCCGCCACCAAGAAAGCCAACGAAGTGATGGCGCACAGCTATGCCCACCTGTATGGCTTGCCCTGCACCGGGCTGCGCTTTTTCACCGTATACGGTCCGTGGGGAAGGCCGGACATGGCACCCTGGCTGTTTACCGAGGCGATATTGCAGGGCAAGCCGATCAAGGTGTTCAACCATGGCCAGATGCAGCGCGATTTCACTTTTATCGACGATATCGTGGAGGGCGTGGTACGGGTGATGCAGCATCTGCCATCCGCCGCAAACGGCCAGCCACCGTATGCGTTGTTCAATATCGGCAATCATAATCCGGTGGCCTTGCTGGATTTTATCCACAGCATAGAAAGCGCTTGCGGGCGTGAGGCGGTGAAGGAGTACTACCCGATGCAGGATGGTGATATGCCCATCACCTATGCCGATACCAGTCGTTTGCGCGCTGCCGTGGGTTTTTCACCGGATACGCCGCTAACCACAGGCATGCAGGCATTTGTTGACTGGTATCGTGCTTATCACCAGTGCTGAGTGCCATTTAATCGCCCATGGCGGGCCGCCAGGGCATTTTGCCTGCCTGGCCCGTCGTAGCGCGTTACAGGCCGGCAAAACCGCCTGACGGGCCTTTATGGCGCCTGAGGAGAGGGTTTGATGTTGTCAGGCAGGGTAGCAAGACAAGGAAACGAGCAGAAATGAGCGCCCTCAACATGCGTTTTGCCACGGCGGCGGATTGCGCGGCACTGCAACAGCTGATTCTGGAGCACGGTCCGAATGACTGGAATTACCTGCCTGCGGACGGGGTGGATCTGACCCTGCAGCAGCTGGCAGCCGGCACTGTGCAAGGTCTGCTGGCGGAGCAGGAAGGCCGCTTGCTGGGCATCATGCTGTTTGCCGTCAGCGACCGCTATCCGGCCTACCGTCCGGCCGATGTGGCTGCCGACAGGGCCGGATTTCTGATTGAGGCCGTGGTCAGTCGCGATTGTGCAGGCTTGGGACTGGGCAGCCGCCTGTTGCTGGCAGTGTGTGATGCCCTGCGGGCGCAGGGCTGTGGCTGGATCTGTGCGGATAGGCATCAGCAGAATACCGGTTCGGCTGGAATGATGCGCAAGGCAGGTTTTGCCGAACTGGGCAGTTATGATGATCCGGCTCACCGCTGGAGCGGATCGCGCCAAACCACCGTCTGTGGCAGACGGCTTTAATGGGGGGAAGCGGCGTCAGTACAGCTTGCAGTTGAGGCTGAGCACAGCTTGCCAGCCAGCGCTGTGCTGCCTGGCTGAATCGGCCATCCAGCGCGAACCGGCACCGATATCCATCGACCAGCGCGGATCGAAGGGATGATTCAGCATCAGCAGCAGATTGCTTTGCTCCAGATGCCTACCGCTGTCGTCAGCCTGATGTCCCAGGCTGGCAGCGCGTTGTGAATCGGCCAGGCTGGCCCAGCCCAGCAGACTGAGCCGCTGATTGCGCCAGTGGCCCAGGGTGAGATCCAGATTCATGATCAACAGGCTGCCCGGGCTGGCAGAACCCAGCCGGTCGGCATAGCCGATGGATAACGAGCCGCCCTGCGGCAGATCCACGCCATAACGCAGCACGCCCATCCAGTGGCTGGAGTTGGCACCCAGCTCCCACTGGCTTTCATTGGCGGCTGCCAACGTCATCCAGCCGCCGGGGGCGGGCAGACCAATGCCGGCTTCGCCCTGTTGCACAAACAGGCTGCCATAGGCGGTGTCATGCCGCAGGTCCATGCTGGGTTGCAGTTTGGCACCGCTGCCAGCTGCGGTCTGGTACAGGTTGCCAGCCAGGCTGAGCGTCAGGCTATGTACCGGTTCTTCAGCATGAAGAGGCAGGCTGGTCAGCAGGACAGTCAGTAGCGGAAAGACGGCAAGGCAGCGCATGGAGGCTCCGGTGGCGGGAAAAAATGGCAGCTGACTGCCTGGGTGCTGGCAGAGCATACGCCGCCAGCTGCTGGCTGAAAACCGCGATTGCGGCCACGGGCAGGCATGAGAGTTGGACTGGCCTGTTCCGTACCAGCCATCTCTGGACGGGATATTTTTTTGTTACGCAAACATTTCTGCGTGATGTTGTCGTGATGCTGTGATTAAGAAGGCAGTAAGTTGATGAATCTATGATGTTAAATCGCAAAGCATCATACTGTTTTCCACATTAATTTATATGCTATTTAGATTAATTGTTTTAATTTAAATAATTTTTGATATTAAACGGAACTACATTCACTTTCCTGCAATCTGTCATGTATTGAAACTGTTTCGGAGGGCTGCGCCATGCTTCACCATTCCCCGCTGATTGCCACCATTGTCGGCAGCCTGGTGTTTGCCTTCATGCTGGGTACGCTGGCTTTCCGTCTGCGTCTGCCACCGCTGATCGGTTACCTGTGTGCCGGCATCGTGGCCGGGCCTTTTACACCAGGTTTTACTGCAGATAGCCAGATCGCACCACAATTGGCGGAGATGGGCGTGATTTTGCTGATGTTTGGTGTGGGTTTGCATTTTTCCGTGCGCGACTTGCTGGCGGTGAAAGCCATTGCCTTGCCCGGTGCCATTGGCCAGATCCTGCTGGCCACCGTGCTGGGGCTGGGCATGTCGCAGCTGTTGGGCTGGCCGCTGGGTGAGGGCGTAGTGTTTGGCCTGGCCTTGTCCACCGCCAGTACCGTGGTGCTGCTCAAGGCCTTGCAGGAAAAAAATCTGGAGCAGACTGATGACGGCAAGATCGCCATCGGCTGGCTGGTGGTGGAGGATCTGGTGATGGTGCTGACACTGGTGTTGCTGCCTATCTTTGCCGGAGTGCTGGGCGGTAAGGGAGCGGATACGGTGATCAGCGGCAGCGCCGTGCTGTGGACCATTGTACTGACGCTGGGCAAGGTGGCGGCCTTTGTGGCGCTGATGCTGGTGTTTGGCCGGCGTTTTTTGCCATGGATGCTGGAACGCATTGTCTATACCGGCAGCCGCGAGCTGTTCCGCCTGGCCGTGCTGTCTACTGCG
The sequence above is drawn from the Aquitalea denitrificans genome and encodes:
- the waaA gene encoding lipid IV(A) 3-deoxy-D-manno-octulosonic acid transferase, which encodes MNWRRGLYSLLWWAATPLIRRYLKKRARKAPAYLQHWDERFGEALQPQATGAIWIHAVSVGETRAALPLIQAIRQRWPDVPLLLTQMTPTGRDTARQLYPDAEVRYLPYDYPGAVRDFLAVWQPRFGVLMETELWPNLLHAARQQGVPVFLANARLSEKSLRGYRRIQGLIGPALRDLTAIAAQSQQDAERLQQLGAVSPQVCGNTKYDFTPPAAMAELAAQFRQRIGSRPVFICASTRDGEEQLILQAWQQAEVGNTLLLLVPRHPERFDSVAALAQDMGFAVQRRSDNSKIAAATRVWLGDSMGELFAYYGCADVAFVGGSLLPLGGQNLIEPASLGLPVLFGPSMFNFAQASELALQAGAALQVADAAALVQQALELLQDDARRQQMHSAALAFTAAHRGASQRIVQLLQAHLPD
- the waaC gene encoding lipopolysaccharide heptosyltransferase I; protein product: MNVLIVRTSSMGDLIHTWPAITELKTHYPNLRISWLAEENFADIPRLHPAVDDVIPLAWRRWRKKLLSPACWAEMKAVRQKLRATQWDLVVDCQGLLKSAVPAKFSGAPLTGYDRHSIREPLACLLYDKTHRVDWSLSAVERCRLLLAKVFGYQPQGSPCFGVPAAARPDWLPQGEYAVLLHATSRASKEWPEQHWIALGEQLAAQHGLQLIIPWGNAAEQQRAARLAAAMPQAMVAPRMNLVEACGLLGHARAVIGVDTGLCHLANALNVPLVAIYTDTDPGKTGVVETPWATNLGNIGQCPTVDAVYQALLARKDMQ
- a CDS encoding glycosyltransferase family 2 protein; this translates as MASIQWAEEIVVVDSGSTDNTVAIASAYKAKVIHQSWLGFGPQKQFAVQAASHDWVLCLDADEWPSEELVLQIKQILNNPQARAYRFARSNRFMGRFLKHGEGYPDWSLRLFDRRHARWSDDLVHEYVQTESPVEKLTGDLMHESGEDIALYLDKQNRYTSLQAQLLYKRGKKAGWSKLVFSPLLRFAKFYLFRRGFLDGLPGLVHISIGCFNSYIKYAKLNELHRLEKKS
- a CDS encoding NAD-dependent epimerase, which codes for MNILVTGAAGFIGRAVCERLLQAGDCNVIGVDNLNSYYPVSLKQARLATLEGRDGFRFVQLDLADWDALNALCGAESFDYVIHLAAQAGVRYSIDNPHVYAQSNLLGMTNVLEACRRHAVKHLVYASSSSVYGQNAKVPFAEDDRVDAPVSFYAATKKANEVMAHSYAHLYGLPCTGLRFFTVYGPWGRPDMAPWLFTEAILQGKPIKVFNHGQMQRDFTFIDDIVEGVVRVMQHLPSAANGQPPYALFNIGNHNPVALLDFIHSIESACGREAVKEYYPMQDGDMPITYADTSRLRAAVGFSPDTPLTTGMQAFVDWYRAYHQC
- a CDS encoding GNAT family N-acetyltransferase, which gives rise to MSALNMRFATAADCAALQQLILEHGPNDWNYLPADGVDLTLQQLAAGTVQGLLAEQEGRLLGIMLFAVSDRYPAYRPADVAADRAGFLIEAVVSRDCAGLGLGSRLLLAVCDALRAQGCGWICADRHQQNTGSAGMMRKAGFAELGSYDDPAHRWSGSRQTTVCGRRL
- a CDS encoding cation:proton antiporter, encoding MLHHSPLIATIVGSLVFAFMLGTLAFRLRLPPLIGYLCAGIVAGPFTPGFTADSQIAPQLAEMGVILLMFGVGLHFSVRDLLAVKAIALPGAIGQILLATVLGLGMSQLLGWPLGEGVVFGLALSTASTVVLLKALQEKNLEQTDDGKIAIGWLVVEDLVMVLTLVLLPIFAGVLGGKGADTVISGSAVLWTIVLTLGKVAAFVALMLVFGRRFLPWMLERIVYTGSRELFRLAVLSTALGVAYGASLLFDVSFALGAFFAGMVLAESPLSHRAAEESLPLRDAFSVLFFVSVGMLLNPSVLLHNFWEVLGTLLIIVVGKSLGAYGIVRLFGRSPATALTIAASLAQIGEFSFILAGLGIALGLMGEHSHSLILAGAILSILLNPLLFLWTERYRKRQPALASNGKAA